A part of Bosea sp. (in: a-proteobacteria) genomic DNA contains:
- a CDS encoding ABC transporter permease, whose translation MSEAATPLARFWDDFRRNRIAVAALCVVALIGAVAIAAPIISPQNPYDLANLVLMDARRPPGFVGSKGFTHWLGTDAQGRDLLSAILYGLRISIQIGLIAGAIAFALGATLGAFAAFFGGRSEALIMRIVDLQLSFPAILLALVLAALLGQGKWPLITALVTAQYAYFARTAHGAASTERSKDYVDAALSTPLKASRVVFRHILPNCLPPLIVVATVQVANSIALEATLSFLGLGLPVTEPSLGMLIANGFQYMLSGRYWISIYPGVALIVLIVAINLVGDQVRDQLNPRLRR comes from the coding sequence ATGAGCGAAGCCGCGACGCCCCTGGCCCGTTTCTGGGATGATTTCCGGCGCAACCGCATCGCTGTCGCCGCGCTGTGCGTGGTTGCGCTGATCGGGGCGGTGGCGATCGCTGCGCCGATCATCTCGCCGCAGAACCCCTACGACCTCGCCAATCTCGTGCTGATGGATGCGCGACGCCCGCCCGGCTTCGTCGGCTCCAAGGGCTTCACCCACTGGCTCGGCACCGATGCGCAGGGGCGGGATCTGCTCTCCGCCATCCTCTACGGGCTACGCATCTCGATCCAGATCGGCCTGATCGCAGGCGCCATCGCCTTCGCTCTGGGGGCTACGCTCGGCGCCTTCGCCGCCTTCTTCGGCGGGCGCAGCGAGGCTCTCATCATGCGTATCGTGGATCTGCAGCTTTCCTTCCCCGCAATCCTGCTCGCGCTCGTGCTTGCGGCGCTGCTGGGGCAGGGCAAGTGGCCGCTCATCACGGCGCTGGTGACGGCGCAATATGCCTATTTCGCCCGGACAGCCCATGGCGCGGCCTCCACCGAGCGCTCCAAGGATTATGTGGACGCGGCTCTTTCGACCCCGCTCAAGGCGAGCCGGGTCGTGTTCCGCCATATCCTGCCCAACTGCCTGCCGCCGCTCATCGTCGTGGCGACGGTGCAGGTGGCCAATTCCATCGCGCTTGAGGCCACCTTGTCCTTCCTCGGTCTGGGGCTGCCGGTGACCGAACCGTCGCTGGGCATGCTCATCGCCAATGGCTTCCAGTACATGCTGTCGGGCCGCTACTGGATCTCGATCTATCCCGGCGTGGCGCTCATCGTGCTCATCGTGGCGATCAACCTCGTCGGCGACCAGGTGCGCGACCAGCTCAACCCGAGGCTGAGGCGATGA
- a CDS encoding polysaccharide deacetylase — protein sequence MSAPEPWQWPEEEWRRRVAQVRAGRSLKPASWPGGARCAVALSFDSDHDTNELRDGGVSIGRLSWGQYGTRVGVPRILEILRREAIPASFFVPAVAAKLYPDEQRRVMAEGHEIGLHGWIHEVNSSLAPEIERDLHLRSADALEAITGVRPVGMRTPSWDFSPATLSIQRELGLLYDSSLMADDDPYELVEAGEPTGIVELPVEWIRDDAPYFNMNRFQALRPYTPPPAVLDIFIREFDRAYADGGLFLLTMHPHVITYRSRIFILEELIRHIKGKGVGAGGVWFATHADIARHCAAEAGMKVA from the coding sequence ATGAGCGCGCCGGAGCCGTGGCAATGGCCCGAGGAGGAATGGCGCCGCAGGGTGGCGCAGGTCCGCGCGGGCCGATCGCTCAAACCCGCAAGCTGGCCCGGAGGCGCGCGCTGTGCCGTGGCGCTCTCCTTCGACAGCGACCATGACACCAACGAGCTGCGCGATGGCGGCGTTTCGATCGGGCGCCTGAGCTGGGGCCAGTACGGCACGCGGGTCGGTGTGCCGCGCATCCTGGAAATCCTGCGCCGCGAAGCGATCCCGGCTTCCTTCTTCGTTCCCGCCGTGGCGGCCAAACTCTACCCCGACGAGCAGCGCCGCGTCATGGCGGAAGGCCACGAGATCGGACTGCATGGCTGGATTCACGAGGTGAATTCCAGCCTCGCTCCCGAGATCGAGCGCGACCTGCATCTGCGCTCCGCCGACGCGCTGGAGGCCATCACCGGGGTGCGGCCTGTCGGCATGCGCACGCCCTCGTGGGATTTCTCGCCCGCCACGCTGAGCATCCAGCGCGAGCTCGGGTTGCTCTATGATTCCTCGCTGATGGCCGACGACGATCCATACGAGCTGGTCGAGGCGGGCGAGCCCACCGGCATCGTCGAGCTTCCGGTGGAATGGATCCGGGATGATGCGCCCTATTTCAACATGAACCGTTTCCAGGCGCTGAGGCCCTATACCCCGCCGCCCGCAGTGCTGGACATCTTCATCCGGGAGTTCGACCGAGCTTATGCCGACGGCGGGCTGTTCCTGCTGACCATGCATCCGCATGTCATCACCTATCGCTCCCGCATCTTCATCCTCGAAGAGCTGATCCGGCACATCAAGGGCAAGGGTGTGGGGGCTGGCGGCGTATGGTTCGCCACCCATGCCGACATCGCGCGCCATTGCGCCGCCGAGGCAGGGATGAAGGTGGCCTGA
- a CDS encoding ABC transporter ATP-binding protein: MSALLEVQGLTTHFATRGGVLRAVEDVSFSVGEGEIVGLVGESGSGKSVTGFSILGLIDPPGQIVSGSVKLNGRELVGLGHGALRPIRGREIAMVFQDPSATLNPVLTIGDQMRLAIAAHESLSAAAATARCVDALNVVGIPDAARRIEAYPHQFSGGMRQRVAIAIALLNRPKLIICDEPTTALDVSIQAQILTEMKSLAARLGTAMIWISHDLATVSSVASRILVMYAGRLIEAGPIAGVLRAPRHPYTQGLLNSLPGIAVPGQDLVQIPGSMPSLIALPEGCAFRPRCTFAQGDCAVMPPLAQEGARSHRCRHPLAAVLESAP; the protein is encoded by the coding sequence ATGAGCGCGCTGCTCGAGGTTCAGGGGCTCACTACCCATTTCGCGACGCGGGGCGGCGTGCTCAGGGCGGTGGAGGATGTGTCCTTCAGCGTGGGCGAGGGCGAAATCGTTGGCCTCGTGGGCGAGTCAGGTTCTGGCAAGAGCGTCACGGGCTTTTCCATTCTCGGCCTCATCGATCCGCCGGGCCAGATTGTCTCCGGCTCCGTGAAGCTCAACGGGCGCGAATTGGTCGGCCTTGGCCATGGCGCGCTGCGCCCGATTCGCGGGCGCGAGATCGCCATGGTCTTCCAGGACCCCTCCGCCACGCTCAATCCGGTGCTCACCATAGGGGACCAGATGCGGCTCGCGATCGCGGCGCATGAAAGCCTGAGCGCAGCGGCGGCAACCGCCCGCTGCGTGGATGCGCTCAACGTCGTGGGCATTCCCGATGCCGCGCGCCGCATCGAGGCCTATCCGCACCAGTTCTCGGGCGGCATGCGCCAGCGCGTCGCCATCGCCATTGCACTGCTCAACCGGCCGAAGCTCATCATCTGCGACGAGCCGACGACGGCGCTGGATGTCTCCATCCAGGCCCAGATCCTGACCGAGATGAAGTCGCTCGCCGCAAGGCTCGGCACCGCGATGATCTGGATCAGCCATGACCTTGCCACCGTCTCGTCGGTCGCCTCGCGCATTCTCGTCATGTATGCGGGCCGCCTGATCGAAGCGGGCCCGATCGCCGGGGTGCTGCGCGCGCCGCGCCACCCCTACACGCAGGGCCTGCTCAACTCGCTGCCGGGCATCGCCGTGCCGGGCCAGGACCTCGTGCAGATACCGGGCTCGATGCCATCGCTGATCGCCTTGCCGGAGGGCTGCGCCTTCCGGCCCCGCTGCACCTTCGCCCAGGGCGACTGCGCCGTGATGCCGCCGCTTGCGCAGGAGGGCGCGCGCAGCCACCGCTGCCGCCACCCGCTTGCCGCCGTGCTCGAGTCCGCGCCATGA
- a CDS encoding ABC transporter ATP-binding protein, producing MSQLQPLVRVAAVSKRFTPRISLGDRLAGLLGSPVETRTVHAVDAVSFDIRRGEVLGLVGESGCGKSTLGRVIAGIHPPSQGRALIDGLAVMGAGRKPLKTTTRIQMVFQDPFASLDPRVRIGETIAEGPIAHGIIAKAEAAAYVARWLKAVGLPTEAATRFPHQFSGGQRQRVAIARALAMKPDVLVCDEPVASLDVSIQAQIINLFLKLRRELDVTMLFISHDLGVVRHITDRVAIMYLGRIVEIGRTADIFAHPRHPYTRALLDSVPKLVTGQDEMVTFRPIQGELPSPLSPPPGCHFHLRCPFAQARCRVDPPELDAAPQAAACHYPLSPEDAA from the coding sequence ATGAGCCAGTTGCAACCGCTGGTCCGGGTCGCTGCGGTGTCCAAGCGCTTCACGCCGCGCATCAGCCTTGGCGACCGACTTGCAGGCCTGCTGGGTAGCCCGGTCGAGACGCGCACCGTCCATGCGGTGGATGCCGTGTCGTTCGATATCCGGAGGGGCGAGGTGCTCGGCCTTGTGGGCGAGTCGGGCTGCGGCAAGTCCACGCTCGGACGCGTCATCGCAGGCATTCATCCGCCCAGCCAGGGCAGGGCGCTGATCGACGGCCTCGCCGTGATGGGCGCCGGGCGCAAGCCGCTGAAGACCACGACGCGCATCCAGATGGTGTTCCAGGACCCTTTCGCCTCACTCGATCCGCGCGTGCGCATCGGCGAGACGATCGCGGAGGGGCCGATCGCGCATGGCATCATCGCCAAGGCCGAGGCGGCCGCTTATGTGGCGCGGTGGCTGAAGGCGGTGGGCCTGCCGACAGAAGCGGCGACACGCTTTCCGCATCAGTTCTCCGGCGGGCAGCGCCAGCGCGTCGCGATCGCGCGGGCGCTGGCGATGAAGCCGGATGTGCTGGTCTGCGACGAGCCCGTGGCGTCGCTCGATGTGTCGATCCAGGCGCAGATCATAAACCTGTTCCTCAAGCTCAGGCGCGAGCTTGACGTGACGATGCTGTTCATCAGCCACGATCTCGGCGTGGTGCGGCACATCACCGACCGCGTGGCGATCATGTATCTGGGGCGGATCGTTGAAATCGGGCGGACGGCCGACATCTTCGCTCATCCGCGCCACCCCTACACCCGCGCCCTTCTCGATTCTGTGCCGAAGCTGGTCACGGGCCAGGATGAAATGGTCACGTTCCGGCCGATCCAGGGCGAGCTGCCGTCGCCGCTTTCGCCGCCGCCGGGATGCCATTTCCACCTGCGCTGCCCCTTCGCGCAGGCGCGCTGCCGCGTCGATCCGCCCGAGCTCGATGCCGCCCCACAGGCTGCGGCCTGCCATTACCCGCTTTCACCGGAGGATGCCGCATGA
- a CDS encoding MHS family MFS transporter: protein MSAGEKKVILASSLGTIFEWYDFYLYGSLAAIIGAQFFSAFDVNTRNIFALLAFAAGFLVRPFGALVFGRLGDLVGRKYTFLVTILIMGASTFLVGLLPSYAQIGWIAPVALIALRMLQGLALGGEYGGAAVYVAEHAPVGRRGFYTSWIQTTATLGLLLSLFVIVGLRLQMGEANFQTDLPLFLGLKGGWRIPFLGSIILLGISVWIRLQMQESPSFKKMKEEGTHSKAPLSEAFGQWKNAKIVIIALFGLVVGQAVVWYTGQFYALFFLQAILKIDLLTANVLIAWSLILGTGGFIVFGSLSDRIGRKPVILAGCLIAAITYFPIFGALTKAANPNYDKALSSVIIQVAADPATCGSLFDPVGIRQFTEPCDVARRALSQQAFRYSLVEAPAGSAMKVTVNNKEVPFTTAAAFTPALTAEAVAAGYPAANDPAKVKVDGFFSALGNGQALWIIALLTLMVIYVTMVYGPIAAALVEFFPTRIRYTAMSLPYHIGNGWFGGLLPATSFAIVASTGDIYSGLWYPVGFALMTFVIGVLFVKETKDRDLDTVQ from the coding sequence ATGTCGGCAGGCGAGAAGAAGGTCATTCTGGCCTCATCGCTCGGGACCATCTTCGAGTGGTACGATTTCTATCTTTACGGCTCGCTGGCGGCGATCATCGGCGCGCAGTTCTTTTCGGCGTTCGACGTCAACACCCGCAACATCTTCGCGCTTCTGGCCTTCGCGGCGGGCTTTCTGGTCCGCCCTTTCGGCGCGCTGGTCTTCGGCCGCCTGGGCGATCTCGTCGGTCGCAAATACACCTTCCTCGTCACCATCCTGATCATGGGCGCATCGACCTTCCTGGTCGGGCTGCTGCCGTCCTATGCCCAGATCGGCTGGATTGCGCCGGTGGCGCTGATCGCCCTGCGCATGCTGCAGGGCCTTGCGCTCGGCGGCGAATATGGCGGGGCTGCTGTTTATGTCGCCGAGCACGCGCCGGTCGGCCGCCGCGGCTTCTACACCTCGTGGATCCAGACCACGGCCACGCTGGGCCTGCTGCTCTCGCTCTTCGTCATCGTGGGCCTGCGCCTGCAGATGGGCGAAGCGAACTTCCAGACCGACCTGCCCCTGTTCCTCGGCCTCAAGGGCGGCTGGCGCATCCCCTTCCTTGGCTCGATCATCCTGCTCGGGATTTCGGTCTGGATTCGCCTGCAGATGCAGGAATCGCCCTCCTTCAAGAAGATGAAGGAAGAAGGCACCCACTCCAAGGCGCCGCTCTCCGAAGCCTTCGGCCAGTGGAAGAACGCCAAGATCGTCATCATCGCCTTGTTCGGCCTCGTCGTGGGCCAGGCGGTCGTGTGGTACACGGGCCAGTTCTACGCCCTGTTCTTCCTGCAGGCGATCCTCAAGATCGACCTTCTGACCGCCAACGTGCTGATCGCCTGGTCGCTCATCCTTGGCACCGGCGGGTTCATCGTGTTCGGCTCGCTCTCGGATCGCATCGGCCGCAAGCCGGTGATCCTCGCCGGCTGCCTGATCGCCGCCATCACCTACTTCCCCATCTTCGGGGCACTCACCAAAGCGGCCAACCCGAACTATGACAAGGCGCTGTCGAGCGTGATCATCCAGGTCGCGGCTGACCCCGCCACGTGCGGTTCGCTGTTCGATCCGGTCGGCATCCGCCAGTTCACCGAGCCCTGCGACGTGGCGCGCCGCGCTTTGTCCCAGCAGGCCTTCCGCTACAGCCTCGTGGAGGCCCCCGCAGGCTCGGCCATGAAGGTCACGGTCAACAACAAGGAAGTGCCCTTCACGACGGCCGCGGCGTTCACGCCGGCGCTGACGGCCGAGGCCGTCGCAGCCGGATACCCAGCCGCGAACGACCCCGCCAAGGTCAAGGTCGATGGCTTCTTCTCCGCCCTCGGCAACGGACAGGCGCTCTGGATCATCGCGCTGCTAACCCTGATGGTGATCTATGTCACCATGGTCTATGGCCCGATCGCCGCCGCTCTGGTCGAGTTCTTCCCGACCCGCATCCGCTACACCGCCATGTCGCTGCCCTATCACATCGGCAATGGCTGGTTCGGCGGCTTGCTGCCGGCGACCTCCTTCGCCATCGTTGCCTCCACAGGGGACATCTATTCGGGCCTCTGGTATCCGGTCGGCTTCGCCCTGATGACCTTCGTGATCGGCGTGCTGTTCGTGAAGGAAACCAAGGACCGCGACCTCGACACCGTGCAGTAA